A single window of Polaribacter sp. SA4-10 DNA harbors:
- a CDS encoding DUF5777 family beta-barrel protein, which yields MKKLLLAIFLISISSHIFSQDDLLDILDNETSENKAEDIVTATFKGTRIINGHSIENRKDKELEFIISHRFGRINLGFDELFGLDQSNIRFSLEYGLNDNLTAGFGRSSFEKTYDSFLKYSWLKQKKGEKSFPFAVSLFGSMAVKTLKDYDPADKRTFAESLFYVGQVLIARKVSQSFSYQITPTYIHRNTVKIDADPHDIFAVGFGSRIKVSKRVSINGEYYYAFDESKSINARNSLAFGIDIETGGHVFQLILSNAITMIEKSFISETTGNFFGGDIHFGFNISRTF from the coding sequence ATGAAAAAGTTACTACTAGCCATTTTTTTAATTTCTATAAGTTCTCATATCTTTTCTCAGGATGATTTGTTAGATATTTTAGACAATGAAACATCCGAAAATAAAGCAGAAGATATTGTTACTGCAACTTTTAAAGGAACACGAATTATAAACGGCCATTCAATTGAAAATAGAAAAGACAAAGAGTTAGAGTTTATTATCTCTCATAGATTCGGAAGAATAAACTTAGGTTTTGATGAGCTTTTTGGGTTAGATCAATCTAACATTCGGTTTTCTCTAGAATATGGTTTAAATGATAATTTAACCGCTGGTTTTGGTAGATCTAGTTTTGAAAAAACGTATGATAGTTTTTTAAAATACAGTTGGTTAAAACAAAAGAAAGGAGAAAAATCATTTCCTTTTGCGGTATCACTTTTTGGAAGTATGGCGGTAAAAACTTTAAAAGATTATGATCCAGCAGACAAAAGAACATTTGCTGAAAGTTTATTTTATGTTGGGCAGGTGCTAATTGCCAGAAAAGTTAGTCAATCTTTTTCATATCAAATAACACCTACTTATATTCACAGAAATACTGTAAAAATTGATGCAGATCCTCATGATATTTTTGCAGTTGGCTTTGGAAGCCGCATAAAAGTAAGTAAAAGAGTCTCTATAAACGGCGAGTATTATTATGCTTTTGATGAGTCTAAATCTATTAATGCAAGAAATTCTTTGGCTTTTGGTATAGATATAGAAACCGGAGGACATGTTTTTCAACTTATTTTATCGAATGCAATTACTATGATTGAAAAAAGTTTTATTTCAGAAACTACAGGTAATTTCTTTGGTGGAGATATCCACTTTGGATTTAATATTTCAAGAACTTTTTAA